TTCACGGCCTGGCCGGCTTTCAGCGTCTTGTAACCGTCCATCTGGATCGCTGAATAGTGGGCGAACAGATCATCGGTCTTGCCATCCTCGTTGATGAATCCGTAGCCCTTGGCATTGTTGAACCACTTGACTTTACCGCTTGCCATCCCTATGTCCCTCTGCAAAGGACTCCATCACTGGAGTATCATCCACTTCATCCGCATACGAACCTTGCGAGAAAATCTGGTTGACTGCGCGGATCTTTATCGACCACGGTGGGTTCTTATTGGTTGTAACACCGTTTTGCCGATAGTCAAGGTCAGCCGGCGCCTGCGCCGGGAGCGGCCTGCGCGGTCAAGCCACAACCTTAACCTGTCGATCATGATGAAATTCTTTCCATGCATGTACCCAGTGAGATTCGACTAACATTCAATCAGGATCGCCCCCAGT
This window of the Pseudomonas mosselii genome carries:
- the cspD gene encoding cold shock domain-containing protein CspD, producing the protein MASGKVKWFNNAKGYGFINEDGKTDDLFAHYSAIQMDGYKTLKAGQAVNFEIIQGPKGLHATDIRSATSNVQASATNPNNTVEV